In one window of Meiothermus sp. DNA:
- a CDS encoding acyl-CoA thioesterase yields MSRETRTVHLVRPGDCNHYGSLFGGTAMAWMDEAAFVAATRHARTKVVTVHADAMDFHHPVPQGSIVELVAWVKEVGKSSMRVEVEMWVEPMENFERVLACRAGFVMVAVGPDGRPQAVPLLQD; encoded by the coding sequence GTGAGCCGCGAAACCCGCACCGTGCACCTGGTGCGTCCTGGCGATTGCAATCACTACGGCAGCCTGTTCGGGGGTACGGCCATGGCCTGGATGGACGAAGCCGCCTTCGTGGCCGCTACCCGACACGCCCGGACTAAAGTGGTTACGGTGCACGCCGATGCCATGGACTTCCACCACCCGGTGCCCCAGGGCTCAATTGTGGAACTGGTGGCTTGGGTAAAGGAGGTGGGGAAGAGTTCGATGCGGGTAGAAGTAGAGATGTGGGTCGAGCCGATGGAAAACTTCGAGCGGGTTTTGGCCTGCCGGGCGGGTTTTGTAATGGTAGCGGTAGGGCCAGACGGGCGGCCCCAGGCGGTGCCG
- the nrdF gene encoding class 1b ribonucleoside-diphosphate reductase subunit beta produces METTTIDSGFSAVNWNRPEDGYTQMFWNQNVRQFWVDEEIPLSDDKLAWMTLTPDEQRTYEEVLAGLTLLDTVQGSVGMPRISEWVPGFQAKAVLSFMGAMEHMHAKSYSSIFSTLCTSARIEALFDWVRGQPELQHKLAVIHGAYTRIADEESLYRAMASSVMLESYLFYSGFFYPLYLAGQGRLTSSGEIISLIIRDEAIHGVYVGLLAQEALNRLSDKVRARAEAGVVELLETLDALETRYTQALYHRIGLEEAVLRFSRYNADKALMNLGLRPHFGVEAQDVNPVVLAGLRTETKNHDFFSTKGNGYIKATRVEPLSDLDFYFPELAPDLQLVVKRDGRQVPFDEMRIVRAVQKAAAATGVALDFEWVARRIVEPVKLEASARSLTVEEIQDRVERGLMEISPEVARAYILYREERARARRRA; encoded by the coding sequence ATGGAAACCACAACCATTGATAGCGGATTCTCCGCAGTGAACTGGAACCGACCCGAGGATGGCTACACCCAGATGTTCTGGAACCAGAACGTACGGCAGTTCTGGGTGGATGAGGAAATCCCCCTCTCGGACGACAAGCTGGCCTGGATGACCCTTACCCCCGACGAGCAGCGCACCTATGAGGAGGTGCTGGCCGGGCTGACCCTGCTGGATACCGTGCAGGGTAGTGTGGGGATGCCGCGCATATCTGAATGGGTACCGGGGTTCCAGGCTAAGGCGGTGCTGTCGTTCATGGGGGCGATGGAGCACATGCATGCCAAGAGCTATAGCTCCATTTTCTCCACCCTGTGCACCTCGGCGCGCATCGAGGCCCTTTTCGACTGGGTGCGAGGGCAGCCCGAGCTACAGCACAAGCTGGCCGTCATTCACGGGGCCTACACCCGGATCGCCGACGAGGAAAGCCTGTACCGGGCCATGGCCTCCAGCGTGATGCTGGAGTCCTACCTCTTCTATTCGGGTTTCTTCTACCCCCTGTACCTGGCCGGGCAGGGTCGGCTTACAAGTTCAGGCGAGATCATCAGCCTGATTATCCGGGATGAGGCCATCCACGGTGTTTATGTGGGCTTGCTGGCCCAGGAGGCGCTGAACCGCCTGAGCGACAAAGTGCGGGCGCGGGCCGAAGCGGGGGTGGTGGAGTTGCTGGAAACACTGGACGCCCTGGAAACCCGCTACACCCAGGCCCTCTACCACCGGATCGGGCTGGAGGAAGCGGTGCTGCGCTTCTCGCGCTACAACGCCGATAAGGCCCTGATGAACCTGGGGCTGAGGCCCCACTTCGGGGTGGAGGCCCAGGATGTGAACCCGGTGGTGCTGGCCGGGCTGCGCACCGAAACCAAGAACCACGACTTCTTCTCCACCAAGGGTAACGGCTACATCAAGGCCACCCGCGTCGAGCCTCTGTCCGACCTGGATTTTTACTTTCCCGAGCTGGCTCCGGACTTGCAGCTGGTGGTCAAGCGGGACGGGCGGCAGGTTCCCTTCGACGAGATGCGCATTGTGCGGGCGGTGCAGAAGGCCGCCGCCGCCACCGGGGTAGCGCTCGACTTTGAGTGGGTGGCCCGGCGTATCGTGGAGCCGGTCAAGCTTGAGGCCAGCGCAAGAAGCCTCACGGTGGAGGAGATCCAGGATCGGGTAGAACGGGGCCTGATGGAGATCAGCCCCGAGGTGGCCAGAGCCTATATCCTCTACCGCGAGGAGCGGGCCAGGGCCAGGAGGAGGGCGTGA
- the nrdE gene encoding class 1b ribonucleoside-diphosphate reductase subunit alpha, which produces MRYLELNSAVLQKQNGFFQLEKDLEAALAFEAEAKQQTRRFQGPIERLRTLIAEGYYEDFFARYSEADVLELSDLAYSYGFRFQSFMAISKFYKDYALKSDDKKHYLENYEDRVVAVALYLAQGSMEQARSYVRAMMEQRYQPATPTFLNAGRARRGELVSCFLLELDDSLNAIGFHLNAAMQLSKIGGGVALNLSKLRARGEPIKGVAHAAKGVVPVMKLLEDAFNYADQMGQRKGAGAVYLNIFHWDVEDFLDTKKINADEKSRIQTLSLGLIVPRKFFELAERGEDFYVFAPYSVYQAFGEHLDDMDLDRRYEELLAHPAVRKRPLSARAMLTRIAQTQFESGYPYIIYKSNANRAHPLKGLGQIKMSNLCTEIFQLQTTSVIGDYGQDDQIGYDISCNLGSLNIVNVMASGRLAESVHTAMDMLTAVSDLTDIQNAPGVRKANQAFHAVGLGAMNLHGFLAKNRLRYESEEARDFARSFFAAVNFYSLERSMQIARERGVRFEGFERSDYASGAYFERYLAEDFRPRIEAVQKLFAHIPLPTPEDWARLKALVQQHGLYHAYRLAIAPTQSISYIQNATPSIQPIVEVVETRTYGNATTYYPAPFLSEETYWYYKSAYHMDMYRVIDLVAEIQPHVDQGISTVLYVTSETSTRELARLYVYASKKGLKSLYYTRTKNLSVEECVSCAV; this is translated from the coding sequence ATGCGATACCTTGAACTCAACAGCGCCGTACTGCAAAAGCAGAACGGTTTTTTTCAGCTTGAGAAGGACCTCGAGGCTGCCCTGGCCTTCGAGGCCGAGGCCAAACAGCAGACGCGGCGCTTCCAGGGGCCCATCGAGCGGCTGCGAACCCTCATCGCCGAGGGCTATTACGAAGACTTTTTTGCCCGCTATAGCGAAGCCGATGTGCTCGAGCTCTCCGACCTGGCCTACAGCTACGGCTTCCGCTTCCAGAGCTTCATGGCCATCTCCAAGTTCTACAAGGACTACGCCCTGAAGTCGGATGATAAAAAACACTACCTGGAAAACTACGAAGATCGGGTCGTGGCGGTGGCTTTGTACCTGGCCCAGGGGAGTATGGAGCAAGCCCGCAGCTACGTGCGGGCCATGATGGAGCAGCGCTACCAGCCCGCTACCCCCACCTTCCTGAACGCCGGGCGGGCGAGACGGGGGGAGCTGGTGAGCTGCTTTTTGCTGGAGCTCGACGACAGCCTGAACGCCATAGGTTTCCACCTTAACGCCGCCATGCAGCTCTCCAAAATCGGGGGTGGGGTGGCTTTGAACCTCTCCAAACTCCGCGCTCGAGGCGAACCCATCAAGGGGGTAGCGCACGCGGCCAAGGGCGTGGTGCCGGTGATGAAGCTGCTGGAGGATGCCTTCAACTATGCCGACCAGATGGGCCAGCGCAAGGGGGCCGGGGCGGTTTACCTGAACATTTTCCACTGGGACGTGGAAGATTTTCTGGATACCAAAAAGATCAACGCCGACGAGAAAAGCCGCATTCAGACCCTATCCCTGGGCTTGATCGTGCCGCGGAAGTTCTTCGAGCTGGCCGAGCGGGGTGAGGACTTCTACGTGTTTGCCCCTTACTCGGTTTATCAGGCTTTTGGCGAGCATCTGGACGATATGGATCTAGACCGGCGCTATGAAGAACTGCTGGCCCACCCGGCGGTGAGAAAACGTCCCCTCTCGGCCCGGGCCATGCTCACCCGCATCGCCCAGACCCAGTTCGAGTCGGGCTACCCCTACATTATCTACAAGAGCAACGCCAACCGGGCCCACCCCCTGAAGGGCCTGGGGCAGATCAAGATGTCCAACCTCTGCACCGAGATCTTCCAGCTTCAGACCACCTCGGTCATCGGCGACTACGGCCAGGACGACCAGATCGGCTACGACATTAGCTGCAACCTGGGCTCCCTGAACATCGTCAACGTGATGGCGTCGGGGCGGCTGGCCGAGAGCGTACACACCGCCATGGACATGCTCACCGCCGTCAGCGACCTTACGGACATCCAGAATGCCCCCGGGGTGCGCAAAGCCAACCAGGCCTTCCATGCCGTCGGCCTGGGGGCCATGAACCTGCACGGCTTTCTGGCCAAAAACCGGCTGCGCTACGAGTCCGAGGAGGCCCGTGACTTTGCCCGCAGCTTCTTCGCTGCGGTGAATTTCTACTCCCTGGAGCGCTCCATGCAGATCGCCCGCGAACGGGGGGTGCGCTTCGAGGGCTTCGAGCGCTCAGACTATGCCAGCGGGGCCTACTTCGAGCGCTACCTGGCCGAAGACTTTCGCCCCAGGATCGAGGCCGTGCAAAAGCTCTTTGCCCATATCCCCCTGCCCACCCCGGAAGACTGGGCCAGACTAAAGGCGCTGGTGCAGCAGCACGGCCTCTACCACGCCTATCGTCTGGCCATTGCCCCCACCCAAAGCATCAGCTACATCCAGAACGCCACCCCCTCCATCCAGCCCATCGTGGAAGTGGTGGAGACCCGCACCTACGGCAACGCCACCACCTACTACCCGGCGCCGTTCCTTTCCGAGGAGACCTACTGGTACTACAAATCGGCCTACCACATGGACATGTACCGGGTGATCGACCTGGTGGCCGAGATCCAGCCCCACGTGGATCAGGGCATCAGCACGGTGCTCTACGTGACCAGCGAGACCAGCACCCGCGAGCTGGCCCGGCTTTACGTGTACGCCAGCAAGAAAGGCCTCAAGAGCCTCTACTACACCCGCACCAAGAACCTCTCGGTAGAAGAGTGCGTGAGCTGTGCGGTTTGA
- the nrdI gene encoding class Ib ribonucleoside-diphosphate reductase assembly flavoprotein NrdI: MLVAYASKTGNVARFVERLPVQRCRIWTGEERIDAPCVLVTYTTGFGQVPAEVERFVTHNRGHIRGVAASGNRNWGANFARSADVLTGRYGLPLLLKFELAGSDKDAERFLQALQQMDRRAPRLA; the protein is encoded by the coding sequence ATGCTTGTGGCGTACGCTTCGAAAACCGGCAATGTGGCCCGCTTTGTGGAACGGCTGCCTGTACAGCGCTGCAGAATCTGGACCGGCGAAGAACGGATCGATGCGCCCTGTGTCCTGGTGACCTACACCACCGGGTTCGGCCAGGTGCCCGCCGAGGTCGAGCGCTTTGTAACGCACAACCGAGGCCACATCCGGGGGGTCGCGGCCAGCGGCAACCGCAACTGGGGCGCTAATTTTGCCCGCTCGGCGGACGTGCTCACCGGACGCTATGGACTGCCCCTTTTGCTCAAGTTTGAACTGGCGGGGAGCGACAAAGACGCTGAGCGGTTCTTGCAGGCACTGCAGCAAATGGATCGTCGGGCCCCCCGTCTGGCCTGA
- a CDS encoding histidinol-phosphate transaminase, producing MIDDVLKPVHGGTDSGPLPRYDFSTNANGLGPDPQALEAIRQADPSHYPDPLYAEIHTALAQHHGVAPEQVAVGGGASELIHRLTRLRYLRGPMLILPPTFSEYARAAQPAELPLLKAQSKDDFLRLLPQATLAFLCVPNNPTGEIYDFLEEAAETAHRRQAHLVLDLAYYPLCESPPALPRAAWWLYSPNKAHGLTGVRAGYLLAPHDLTHFRHIAPSWVLGVHGEAFLRAILQPASQVWLAQSRQELWLLRRQLAQGLRKLGLEVRESTANFLMVRVGQATQVAQRLREQGIRVRDCTSFGLPEWLRLSAQVPEAQEALLHALAPLLAG from the coding sequence ATGATCGACGATGTGCTCAAGCCGGTGCACGGCGGTACCGACAGCGGGCCTCTGCCCCGTTACGACTTCTCGACCAATGCCAACGGCCTCGGTCCTGACCCCCAGGCCCTCGAGGCCATCCGTCAGGCCGACCCCAGCCACTACCCAGATCCGCTGTATGCCGAGATTCATACGGCCTTGGCACAGCACCACGGGGTTGCGCCCGAGCAGGTCGCGGTGGGCGGAGGTGCCAGCGAACTCATTCACCGCCTGACCCGGCTGCGCTACCTGAGGGGGCCCATGCTCATCCTGCCCCCCACCTTTTCCGAGTATGCCCGGGCAGCTCAACCCGCCGAGCTGCCTTTGCTTAAAGCCCAGAGTAAAGACGACTTCCTGCGCCTGTTACCCCAAGCCACCCTAGCTTTTTTGTGTGTGCCCAACAACCCGACGGGTGAAATCTACGATTTTCTAGAGGAGGCTGCCGAAACCGCCCACCGCCGGCAGGCACACCTGGTGCTCGACCTGGCCTATTATCCCCTGTGCGAAAGCCCCCCCGCGCTGCCCCGAGCGGCCTGGTGGCTTTATAGCCCCAATAAAGCACACGGCCTGACCGGGGTGCGGGCGGGATATCTGTTGGCCCCGCATGACCTCACCCATTTTCGCCACATAGCCCCTTCCTGGGTGCTGGGGGTGCATGGAGAGGCCTTTTTGCGGGCCATCCTGCAACCTGCTTCCCAGGTCTGGCTGGCCCAAAGCCGCCAGGAACTCTGGCTCCTGAGAAGACAGCTGGCCCAGGGGTTGAGGAAGCTGGGCCTCGAGGTGCGCGAGAGCACCGCCAACTTCCTGATGGTGCGGGTGGGCCAGGCCACCCAGGTGGCTCAAAGGCTACGCGAGCAGGGCATTCGGGTACGCGACTGCACCAGTTTTGGTTTACCGGAGTGGCTGCGCCTTTCTGCACAAGTACCTGAAGCCCAGGAGGCCTTGCTGCATGCTCTGGCTCCCCTGTTGGCCGGCTGA
- the cbiB gene encoding adenosylcobinamide-phosphate synthase CbiB, with amino-acid sequence MTVLLALWIDWVWGEPKGAFHPVVWMGRYLAWVGKGLTQLPPLQAFWGGAGFWCMGAGFFAGIYWILSGLLSFLPQGLELLLTALFLKPLFAFRMLLDEAHAVEMALGEGLEAGRSRLQYLVSRDTSSLSASEVRESLLESAAENLSDSVIAPLFWFLLLGLPGAALYRFANTADAMWGYRGEWEWAGRWAARIDDVLNWLPARLTAGLVWLIGGWCWRAGTSRILRFSFATLRREAHKTPSPNAGWPMAALALALGLRLGKPRVYTLNRQGRPPAAEDVTWGLALVQRAGWVGGVLLAAIEACQQILDTF; translated from the coding sequence ATGACTGTTTTGCTGGCCCTGTGGATTGATTGGGTCTGGGGAGAACCCAAAGGGGCGTTTCATCCTGTGGTTTGGATGGGGCGCTACCTGGCTTGGGTAGGCAAGGGACTGACCCAGCTTCCCCCTCTACAGGCCTTTTGGGGCGGCGCCGGGTTTTGGTGTATGGGAGCGGGATTCTTCGCTGGGATTTACTGGATCTTGAGCGGATTGCTGAGCTTTCTACCACAGGGCCTCGAGCTTCTCCTGACAGCATTGTTTCTCAAGCCCCTTTTTGCTTTTCGGATGCTTCTGGATGAAGCCCACGCCGTGGAGATGGCGCTTGGTGAGGGCCTCGAGGCCGGGCGCTCGCGGCTGCAATACCTGGTGAGCCGCGATACCTCCAGCCTGTCGGCATCGGAGGTGCGCGAAAGCCTGCTGGAGTCGGCGGCTGAAAACCTGTCGGACTCGGTTATTGCCCCGCTCTTTTGGTTTTTGCTCTTAGGCCTGCCCGGAGCAGCCCTCTACCGGTTTGCCAATACCGCCGATGCCATGTGGGGCTACCGGGGCGAGTGGGAGTGGGCGGGCCGCTGGGCTGCTCGCATTGACGACGTGCTTAACTGGCTACCTGCCAGGCTAACAGCCGGGCTTGTGTGGCTAATCGGAGGCTGGTGTTGGCGTGCAGGTACTTCTCGAATTTTGCGCTTCTCCTTTGCAACTCTTCGCCGAGAGGCCCACAAAACGCCATCCCCCAATGCCGGCTGGCCCATGGCGGCCCTGGCCCTGGCCCTGGGCTTGCGCTTGGGCAAACCCAGGGTGTATACCCTAAACCGGCAGGGCCGTCCTCCTGCAGCCGAAGATGTGACCTGGGGCCTGGCCTTGGTGCAACGAGCCGGCTGGGTGGGGGGGGTGCTGCTGGCTGCAATAGAAGCGTGCCAACAAATCTTAGATACGTTCTAA
- a CDS encoding cell wall metabolism sensor histidine kinase WalK, producing the protein MTLRTRITLLTLALLAFSLLLIGGSVYGSLQFTLYDSLRRELTETSQTAQRLIREQGNLDDLPLTVYGQALWVPFPNPTASDILQGAAIPIAKSLALGDATLNLSEKGLQEVLRSGGFYTQTTLTRPDGSQIPLRVRAERLETEIAGIPQGKQLVILLVGKSTESIESTLADFARTYTATALLVLVFGGLLAFRLVRQTLEPLEWVAKKAEQVSNKPEKLPEIEGHNEVASLVKSLNRMLARLEGAWETQGRFLADASHELRTPVTAILGHVNYLLRRTQLSDQQREGLEIIKRESERMHKLVGDLLELSKTGGSWKVELGSVHLKTVLDEIEEEYSKSFEGRIEVQAPDQVWVLGDPERLHQVIANLVSNAIKANSTHIRLVVLDLAERVVIRVEDDGEGISKEHLPHLFERFYRVDKARDRERGGSGLGLAIVRSIVEAHGGSVWVESEPGKGSVFNISLKRASAPHPQLA; encoded by the coding sequence ATGACTCTTCGCACCCGCATCACCCTGCTCACGCTGGCCTTGCTGGCCTTTTCGTTGCTGCTCATCGGGGGGTCGGTGTACGGTAGTTTGCAGTTTACCCTCTACGACAGCCTGCGCCGAGAGCTAACGGAAACATCCCAAACAGCCCAGCGCTTAATCCGCGAGCAAGGCAACCTAGACGACCTGCCTCTTACGGTCTATGGACAAGCCTTATGGGTGCCTTTCCCCAATCCTACCGCCAGCGACATCCTACAGGGGGCCGCCATACCCATCGCCAAGTCGCTGGCCCTGGGCGATGCTACCCTCAACCTCTCCGAGAAAGGGCTACAAGAGGTTTTACGATCCGGCGGGTTCTATACTCAAACCACGCTCACCCGCCCCGACGGCAGCCAGATTCCCCTGCGGGTGCGGGCCGAGCGCCTCGAGACCGAAATTGCCGGAATCCCCCAGGGCAAGCAGTTGGTCATTTTGCTGGTAGGCAAGTCTACCGAAAGCATCGAAAGCACCCTGGCCGATTTTGCCCGCACCTACACCGCCACGGCCCTGTTGGTGCTCGTTTTTGGTGGGCTGCTGGCCTTCCGGCTGGTACGGCAAACCCTGGAGCCATTGGAGTGGGTGGCCAAAAAAGCCGAGCAAGTGAGCAATAAGCCTGAAAAACTCCCCGAAATCGAGGGCCACAACGAGGTGGCCTCGCTGGTCAAATCGCTCAACCGGATGCTCGCCCGGCTGGAGGGCGCCTGGGAAACCCAGGGCCGCTTTCTGGCCGATGCCTCGCACGAACTGCGGACGCCAGTAACAGCCATTTTGGGGCACGTCAACTACCTCCTGCGTCGCACGCAGCTCTCGGATCAGCAGCGCGAAGGTTTAGAAATTATCAAGCGAGAATCGGAGCGCATGCACAAGCTGGTAGGCGACCTGCTCGAGCTCTCCAAGACCGGCGGAAGCTGGAAGGTCGAGCTGGGTTCAGTGCACCTCAAAACCGTGCTGGATGAAATCGAAGAGGAGTACAGCAAGAGTTTTGAGGGCCGCATCGAGGTACAGGCCCCCGATCAGGTGTGGGTACTGGGCGACCCCGAGCGGCTGCACCAGGTCATTGCCAATCTGGTTTCCAACGCCATCAAGGCCAACTCCACCCACATACGTCTGGTGGTGCTCGATCTGGCCGAGCGGGTAGTAATCCGCGTGGAAGACGACGGTGAGGGCATCAGCAAAGAACACCTGCCCCATCTGTTCGAGCGCTTCTACCGGGTGGACAAAGCCCGTGACCGTGAGCGCGGCGGCAGCGGCCTAGGACTGGCCATCGTGCGCTCGATCGTGGAGGCTCACGGAGGCAGCGTGTGGGTCGAGAGCGAGCCCGGCAAGGGCTCGGTGTTCAACATCTCCCTCAAGCGAGCTTCTGCTCCCCATCCACAGCTGGCCTGA
- the surE gene encoding 5'/3'-nucleotidase SurE, whose translation MRILVANDDGIFSPGIKALAFALREIAEVNVVAPDVEQSGVGHSITFRRPLRFKHTASAGFGEIPAYRVDGTPADCVVLGSRLLGWPDLVVSGINIGVNLGLDLTHSGTVAAALEGASLGIPSIAFSLDASGEELQFEEAARNAVPIVRWVLKHGLPHKTLLNVNFPNRTPQGVRITRLSTHRYEDSIVEREDPDGRPYYWVAGKPTAELEEGTDFWAVQSGYISVTPITLDYTNHAFAAELERKFGKQARKVGAAGRTKTKVP comes from the coding sequence ATGCGAATCCTTGTTGCTAACGATGATGGTATCTTTTCACCTGGAATCAAAGCTTTAGCTTTTGCCCTAAGGGAGATTGCCGAAGTGAATGTAGTCGCCCCGGATGTAGAGCAGTCGGGCGTGGGGCATAGTATCACCTTTCGCAGACCGCTGCGCTTTAAGCACACCGCCTCTGCGGGTTTCGGTGAGATTCCAGCTTACCGCGTAGATGGTACCCCGGCGGACTGCGTGGTGCTCGGCAGCAGGCTCCTGGGCTGGCCCGATTTGGTGGTTTCGGGGATCAATATCGGGGTCAATCTGGGTCTGGACTTAACCCACTCGGGTACCGTGGCAGCGGCCCTGGAAGGCGCTTCGTTGGGTATACCTTCCATAGCCTTTAGCCTGGATGCCTCGGGTGAAGAACTGCAGTTTGAAGAGGCGGCACGCAACGCAGTGCCTATTGTGCGGTGGGTGCTAAAGCATGGTCTGCCCCATAAAACTTTGCTTAACGTCAACTTTCCAAACCGCACCCCGCAAGGGGTCAGGATTACCCGACTCTCCACCCATCGCTACGAAGATTCCATCGTCGAGCGGGAAGACCCCGATGGGCGGCCCTACTACTGGGTGGCCGGCAAGCCCACCGCCGAGCTGGAAGAAGGCACCGATTTCTGGGCCGTTCAGAGCGGATATATCTCGGTAACGCCCATTACCCTCGACTACACCAACCACGCTTTTGCTGCCGAGCTCGAGCGGAAGTTCGGTAAGCAGGCCAGAAAGGTTGGAGCGGCTGGCAGAACGAAAACCAAAGTCCCCTGA
- the greA gene encoding transcription elongation factor GreA: MSDKKPVYLTAEGKARLEQELAYLKTEKVQQIADEMGRAIAEGDLRENAGYDEARRAMWQNNSRIAELEDILSRVQIVESGNGIPTEVQIGVTVELETSTGQRMSVTMVGSHEADVFSGKISNESPLGQALMGKKVGDEVQVKSPKGSQTYVVVELVYA; encoded by the coding sequence ATGTCAGATAAAAAGCCGGTATACCTTACCGCTGAAGGCAAAGCGCGGCTCGAGCAGGAACTTGCCTACTTGAAAACTGAAAAAGTACAGCAAATTGCTGATGAAATGGGTCGGGCCATCGCCGAAGGCGATTTGCGCGAAAATGCTGGCTACGACGAGGCCCGGCGGGCCATGTGGCAGAACAACAGCCGCATCGCCGAGCTCGAGGACATCCTGAGCCGTGTACAGATTGTCGAATCGGGCAATGGCATTCCGACCGAGGTGCAGATTGGCGTGACGGTAGAGCTCGAGACCTCTACCGGCCAGCGCATGAGCGTGACCATGGTAGGTAGCCACGAAGCGGATGTATTCAGCGGCAAGATTTCCAACGAATCGCCCCTAGGCCAGGCCCTGATGGGCAAAAAGGTTGGTGACGAGGTGCAGGTCAAAAGCCCCAAGGGCAGCCAGACTTACGTGGTGGTTGAACTGGTATATGCCTGA
- a CDS encoding dihydrodipicolinate synthase family protein: MIIPPLPTPFDQNGNLDAEAFRDLAQAIEPHVDGLLFYGSNGEGVHLTREERAAGLAIQTPRKPAMVGLMEETLAQAAIALSESESLGARVLVTPPRYYEANLGHDGLLRYFGGIADMGKAEVWLYHVPANTKAQLPLPVVAELAKHPNIGGLKDSSGELARMAFYASQKLALELYTGHAPTFLGALGLGAKGGILAVSNLAPKPYKQILALWQAGKVAEAQALQAEVEPFGRVLAQGGFVLLKQALRHLGLPGGYPRPPYPNESPVWPTFKPLLEEFRARGWTVG, from the coding sequence ATGATTATCCCCCCCCTCCCCACCCCCTTCGACCAGAACGGCAACCTCGATGCAGAAGCCTTCCGCGACCTCGCCCAGGCCATCGAACCCCATGTGGATGGGCTGCTGTTTTACGGTTCAAATGGCGAAGGCGTCCATCTGACCCGCGAGGAACGGGCAGCGGGCCTGGCCATTCAGACTCCCCGGAAGCCTGCCATGGTGGGCCTGATGGAAGAAACCCTGGCCCAGGCGGCCATTGCCCTGAGCGAGTCCGAAAGCCTGGGGGCCAGGGTACTGGTCACCCCCCCCCGCTACTACGAGGCCAACCTGGGCCACGATGGGTTGTTGCGCTACTTCGGGGGCATTGCCGATATGGGCAAGGCCGAGGTCTGGCTCTACCATGTGCCGGCCAATACCAAAGCCCAGCTACCCCTGCCGGTAGTGGCCGAGCTGGCCAAGCACCCCAACATTGGGGGCCTCAAGGACTCGAGCGGGGAACTGGCCCGCATGGCCTTCTACGCTTCGCAAAAACTGGCTCTAGAGCTTTACACCGGCCATGCCCCTACCTTCCTGGGTGCCCTGGGTCTGGGTGCCAAGGGCGGCATCCTGGCGGTTTCCAACCTGGCCCCCAAACCGTACAAACAGATACTAGCGCTCTGGCAGGCCGGCAAGGTCGCCGAGGCCCAGGCCCTGCAAGCCGAGGTGGAGCCCTTTGGCCGGGTGCTGGCCCAGGGTGGTTTTGTGTTGCTCAAGCAAGCCCTGCGCCATCTGGGCCTGCCCGGCGGCTACCCCCGCCCTCCCTACCCTAACGAAAGCCCGGTCTGGCCCACCTTCAAGCCCCTTCTGGAAGAGTTCCGGGCCAGGGGTTGGACGGTGGGTTAA
- a CDS encoding tRNA-dihydrouridine synthase: MSAAATPKTTFYQEMLKSPRAVLAPMAGYTDAPFRRLALEHGAAWTVSEMVLARGFLAGERKSTELGAPYPGEPNLVVQLFGDDPEVLREAAAKAEALFSPVALDLNLGCPAPKLAGRGGACLLLTPERAYALVRAMRQGTSLEVSAKMRLGWDEDRSLEIAQGLEAAGVALLTVHGRTSRQRYQGQANWEAIGRVAEAVRVPVLGSGDVTTPEQFHTRLQTGVAGAMIGRGAVGNPWIFRQIATGAPAPSHRERIETALRHAELNVLWYGEFHGLRQLRKVLYRYFPANPELHPLLKQVSSLKELKQALLSAECPVAPEPLSDQECPVCGR, from the coding sequence GTGAGCGCAGCGGCAACGCCCAAAACCACCTTTTACCAGGAGATGCTAAAAAGTCCCCGGGCCGTGCTGGCCCCCATGGCAGGCTACACCGATGCTCCCTTTCGCAGGCTGGCCCTGGAGCACGGGGCAGCCTGGACGGTGAGCGAAATGGTGCTGGCCCGGGGTTTTTTGGCCGGCGAGCGCAAATCCACCGAGCTGGGCGCGCCCTATCCGGGGGAGCCCAACCTGGTGGTGCAGCTCTTTGGCGACGACCCCGAGGTGCTGCGCGAGGCGGCGGCCAAAGCCGAGGCGCTGTTTTCGCCGGTGGCCCTTGACCTGAACCTGGGCTGCCCGGCGCCCAAGCTGGCCGGGCGGGGCGGGGCCTGTTTGCTTCTGACCCCCGAGCGGGCCTATGCCCTGGTGCGGGCCATGCGGCAGGGGACGAGCCTCGAGGTCAGCGCCAAGATGCGCCTGGGCTGGGACGAAGACCGGAGCCTGGAGATTGCCCAGGGCCTCGAGGCCGCCGGGGTGGCCCTCCTTACCGTACATGGGCGCACCAGCCGTCAGCGCTACCAGGGCCAGGCCAACTGGGAGGCCATTGGCCGGGTGGCCGAGGCTGTGCGGGTGCCGGTGCTGGGCTCGGGCGACGTGACCACCCCCGAACAGTTCCACACGCGCCTCCAGACCGGGGTGGCCGGGGCGATGATTGGCCGGGGAGCGGTCGGCAACCCCTGGATTTTTCGACAGATTGCTACAGGGGCACCGGCTCCGTCCCACCGGGAACGCATAGAGACCGCGCTTCGCCATGCCGAGTTGAATGTGCTGTGGTACGGCGAGTTTCATGGCCTCCGCCAGCTTCGCAAGGTGCTGTACCGGTATTTTCCGGCTAACCCGGAGCTGCACCCGCTGCTCAAACAGGTATCTAGCCTGAAAGAACTCAAACAAGCCCTGCTCAGCGCAGAATGCCCTGTAGCACCTGAGCCACTGAGCGATCAAGAATGCCCGGTATGCGGGCGCTAA